ACTCTGCCAAGCCACTTCTACTCCCATATGTTCCCGATGCAACCTTTGCTTTTGTTTGCGACGCCCCTGGGCCAATAGGCTCCTGCTCGCTATTGCCCTTTGCCTGATGTCCTGCATCAATAGTTACAATTCGCTTCTTGTCTTCTGGCTCTTCTAAAGCCAAATAGTCCTCCTCCAAAGCATTTTCTTTGTCAGGGACCTGGCTGTCTTTAGGTACATCATCCGTTTCTCCCCATTCTTCTGACACAGGCTCCTGAAATGCTTCGGTTACTTCCGTTTGATTTTCTTGTATGGCAACTACGCTGTTATTCGTATGCGCAGTACATGCTGTAAGCCACCACACCACACACGCTGCATATAAAATCACAAGTCCATTGAACTTAATCATAATTTAATTCTCTTTTCTAAATAAAATACTCCTTTTAAAAATGCATTAGTTAAAGCCCTGCAGATTTTCATAATCCCTGATAAAGTATGCATTGGCTCTTTCATAATCATTAAATAAGCTTTCTTTAAAGTCATTTGGCTGGGTAGTAGGTTTATACCATGCCCTTCTATCAAAATATTCCTGCAGCTTAGCATCTACAAACATCCTTCCTCTGCGGGCATAAATTTCATTTCTGGCAAGCCGTAACTGTTCTTCTGTTAATAATTTTAAGTCTGCAGCTGTTAAATATCTTTTGTCACTATCATAAATAATAAAATCATTCACAAAAAGTTGTGCAGATGACTTTATCCCTTCCATCAGAATAGCTGGTATATAAGCATATTCACTTCTCGCACCGATATCATGATTTAAGTAATTGATATAGATGTTTCTTTGTACTATCATATCTTTGGCCGTGGTCGTTTCATACTCTAATAAATACAACTCTTTTTGCTGACGATAAATTGCCAAGTAGATATCCTGCATTGAATTGATCGAATTAATGTTGCGATAAAAACCGCCTGTATGGTCAGCGATATACTGCAAGTTATCAGTATCCATACCCGCTCCTACCCCAATAATAAATAGGGGTATATTGTAGCGCATCGCCAGTTCTGCTACAATTTGCGGTGTACACAGACTGGCGTTATCCTGCCCATCTGTAAAAGCAATAATACATTTTGCACCACTTTGTATAGCCGTCTGATTAATGGCAACATAAAGCGCATCATAGAGTGCCGTCCGATCTCCTATTTGCATACTATTAACAGCACGCATCACTTCCCTATCATCAGAAGTAAATGGAATATCCGAATGAACATGATCCGCAAAGCTAATTAAAGATACCTTATCTCCTATATTAAATTGAATACTGCTTATAAAGTCTTTTATAATATTTTTAGCAAAAAAAAGAGGCTCACCCTGCATACTTCCGCTCACATCTGCTACCATACTAATATTAACGCCCTCTACTTCATTAAGTTGTACAGCCTTATTAATCTGCTTTTTAATATAGCCCGCATCACCCTCAGGTTTTTCTGATAAATAAAAGTATTGTAGTTCAAGGTTATCTAAAGTCTGGTTCGTTGACTGACTTTGCAAACTTAAATAAATCTTGATCTTTGGATATTCAGATACATCTACTTGACTGACTTTAATAATATAATCCGAACCCCTCATAATCATATTCAAAAATGCATCCCATTCCCTAAGCTTACTCATGGCTTTAACATAGTTTTCTTCTACTAAGAGTTTATTGATAGCCACTTGATAGCCTTTTATTATATCGAGTTCTCCTCTATACACCCCTGGCGTACTCATATTTTCTAATTTATTCTTTAAGATTGATGTTTGCTTCTTACTTTCATCTTTCATTTTTATTTTTAAAGATTCCAAAGAAGCCAGGGTTTCTTCTGCTACCTCAAGTTCCCGCGCCTCTATAGTTTTATTAAGTTTTTCAAGCAAGTACCTGAGTTCACCCGCCTGCTCATCATTCGCTATATAAGTATCATACAAATGATCATATGTATCTTTTGATGCCACTAACTTCATCCAATACGCATCGGCTTGTTCTACTTCGTTTTTGGCATCGTCTATTGTATCAACCATTGCAGACTCATCTACTTTATGACTTAATGCATTGGTCGTTTTGTCTTTACGCTCAAGTGTATTACCTACCATTATGGTTATAAGTGTCAGAATACCTACGATGCTTAGTGCAATAAGTACTTGCTTGATATCTTTCTTGCTGTGATTTTTTTGATGCCAAACAGTCTCTTCAGTATTTAATTTCTCAACTTGAGTCCCACAGTTTTCACAAAAACTACAATCTTCTCCTAATTGTTTTCCGCACTTTTTGCAAAACATTCTGTTCTCCTTCCATCACCACTTTACTCACTCGATTTTTACCAATTCCCCCTCCTGATCTACCTGTATAATATATTCATTGAGATAGTATAAAATACTACAATCTTTATAGCGCAAACTCAGGGCATTTTACACGAACACCTCGAAGTGCTTGAGAACCAGTGACATATAAAAAGTGGGTTTCAAAAACCCACTTTTGTCATATGTTGTATTTTGACTTGATTGGCATCGCTAAGAATCGCACTTAAAGGATATTTATTAAAGCGTATTTCACTCATACATAAATCATTATGACGTGTTCCTTTAAAAACTTCCTTAATAATTATTTTTATACCCGTAATATTTTTAAAGCCCACATCAAACTCTTGTAATCCAAGGATCCCATCCAAAAGATATATCTCTTTACTTTCACCATTTGTAGCGATGATTTCCAGTCTTGCAATTCTATTGTTTTTATAATATAAGTCTTCATTTTTTGTAAAACCATTTGTTAGTTGTATAGTATCTAAATCAAACTGTTGTTCATTATCAATTGTAATCCATTCCCCAACGCCATCACCATCTGCCCCCTCTACCCAAACAGTAGTAAAATCACTATCACAAAGAGCAAGCGGTGTATAGATGATAGTATTATTATTAACTTTTTCACTAAATATAGACGAAGCTTCTATCGTAAAAGTTAATTCACTTAAGTTGTTATCTATTTTGAGTACTTCTTCTTTAGCCATATTGCCTTTAGCAACATCATCCATAAGATTAGAACTTTCTTGGCTCACCTTAGTATTATTTTCAGTATCCGCTATTACAATTTCTTTAATTGTAGTTTTATCTTTTTCATTGTGATCTTCTGTAAACGCTATAGCAGTTAAGCAACTAAGTGCTATAAATAAGCATATTGTGATGATTAGTTTTCTGGAATCACGTATTTTCATCTTAATATCTTGTATCGTGCAAATATCGCAGCAAGGGCACTTTACATTATCCTCTCATACTCTATTATCTATTTATATTATCTTTATGGTTATAATATAAGAGAAAACCTCTATTACTATAAAATATTTAATATTTTTTATCACTGCTACACGGACACTTCTCATTTCTTCCAATCTTATGTAAATGTTGCCTTACTGTATTCATTATAAAGCCCACCTATAGTTTCTTTACCTAAATAATAGACAGACGGCGTCACTACTTCATGAATCACTATCATAGAATCTGTTGTTACGAGATTACCTATTGCTCCAGCTAGATTATATGTTGGTATGTCCTTAAGATTAACAACTAACTCTGTTTTAATTTATTGTTAAAGTATTTAATATAAGATAGATTGATCAATAGGCATACAAAATTCTCTTCTTTCTGGACATTTACTGATCCACTCCATAACTTAAAAACAGCCTCCCTAATAAAGGAGACTGTTTGTACTATTTATTGATTAATCCTGACTCAGTTAATAAGTTTCTAATGGCAGTTAATGCCTCTGCATGGGTGAGCGTTCCTTTAGGTGTAATAGTATCTTCTGTCCTTCCATTAAATACCCCTGCGCTCAGTGTTTTGCTTACTGCTTCATAAGCCCATGTGGCTACTTGCTTTGCATCTTTATATTGCAAAATTCTATTATTACTACCTTCTGGCAGTCTAACTATATCCATAACCTTTGCGTACATGGTCATGGCTTCTTCTCTGGTGATGGCGGCCTCCGGTTTGAATGTCCCGTCAAGGTAGCCTTGGATGATCCCCCAATCATTTGCTATAAGAATACTTGTTAGATGCTTGCTTGTACCAATATCCGTAAACTTATTCTCAATGAATAATCCTTCTCTGTATAACCCCGACGCTCTTACGATATACTCTGCAAATTCTGCTCTTGTTACTGCTTTGTCTGCTACAAAGTTTTCATGGTCTACCAAGATAAGCCTTGATGCCATATCATTGATAACTTTCTCCGACCAATGACCTTTGACCAAATCAACAGCCACCGGGTTCCCGATTACTGCGTAGGTGGAGTTTGTAAGTGAATTAATGCTTGCATACCATTTACCGCCTTTTTCAAATACTACTGTTGGTACGTGGCTGTAAGAACCGTCCTTATTAAAGACAATACCTGTCGTAATATTACTGGGGTCGATGCCTTCTGGTATTTCTATAATGCGTTCTGCAAAACTGTTAAACCTATTGATTTTAAGTTCCTCAACTTTACCATCTGCAGAAGTTATTCTTGCTGTGATTTCAAATTGCACAGGCTCAAATACAATGGTATGCCCAGATGCTTTTGCTTGCTCTTTTAGCGCTTCTATTTCCACCGATGTTATTTTGTTAATGCTGACTTCCACATCAATCGATTGTAAGTTGTCTAAAGAGACACCCATAGTTTGGGCTGCTTTTTCAATGGTGAAGTTTTCAGCATCTATCCGATACTCAATTTTTTCATCTTTGACTGAAAGTTTAAAGTTATTGTCTTCCATCTTTTTAATAACTTCGCCGGTTAATGCTACTCTTATTGTATCCCCTGTGTTTAAAACCGGCACAATGACTTCATTGTTGCCATTATTTATTTTGATGGCTTTTTCGATATGGTTATTCATCTGCTGCGAATCTACTACAACCCTGACTTCTGTTCTCCCATTTATTTCCGTTCTGATTTCTGTCCCTGATTTTTGTATTTCATTGTTTATAATCATTTCTATGTCATTTGATACTGATGGTAACTGTAATAGTGGCAGTGGTGATGAAGATGATCCAGAACTGCTGCCCCCTGTTGATGGTGCTCTATATGCCTCTACTATAACATTAACACTTGGACTTGCATTAAATCCTGTTTTCGCTGCATAGCGCATAGGATACGTTCCCGCTGGTAATCCTATAATTTCCGTTGATGTTACAGGCAGCCACGTACCACTTGAGCTTAACTTATATTCCATGCCTGTTGCTGTCCCTGTTATCTTACCATCACTATTGGCTAAAGATGTAGGT
This genomic window from Cellulosilyticum sp. I15G10I2 contains:
- a CDS encoding SEC-C metal-binding domain-containing protein, with protein sequence MNTVRQHLHKIGRNEKCPCSSDKKY
- a CDS encoding S-layer homology domain-containing protein, whose protein sequence is MKQKKRISILLIFMMLFSISLTIPSVTYAATIPYSGIPVSSGHYFPVNIVIGQDDRLYVAEYSGNKIIKMDRGGQNKTTFVSGISQPVGMVFDAAGNLYVAQYNGSKVIKVDSSGNTTLTRDFSYDYLTGIALSSEGKLFVVSYWSGKIYKMNTDGTDFSEFATGLRAGSLIGMTIDEDDNLYVADLSNNKVIKITPDATVSDFITNIALPRWVALGKDGFFYVAASGSRTIEKISQNGTKVATFSTGTFAPWGISVDAGGYIYFTESNNSTHKIVGNAETFDTRHIGLIMNTEMSDGYADPAAFLVSGAASNPQVINAVVSGSSITLTLNESVAALDNSLKVSYAKTGINNITTTGINSISTTGSVYELDDFSNLSIKNNILLVINAESIPQIKVAKGTSLNEVNLPVSGTVYLNNTTTSAAITWDGGTPAYNGNIAGTYTFSGTFNVGNNISNPNNIKASVDVVVSDAPPVIPPTENLDQPVPTGLIGVTPTSLANSDGKITGTATGMEYKLSSSGTWLPVTSTEIIGLPAGTYPMRYAAKTGFNASPSVNVIVEAYRAPSTGGSSSGSSSSPLPLLQLPSVSNDIEMIINNEIQKSGTEIRTEINGRTEVRVVVDSQQMNNHIEKAIKINNGNNEVIVPVLNTGDTIRVALTGEVIKKMEDNNFKLSVKDEKIEYRIDAENFTIEKAAQTMGVSLDNLQSIDVEVSINKITSVEIEALKEQAKASGHTIVFEPVQFEITARITSADGKVEELKINRFNSFAERIIEIPEGIDPSNITTGIVFNKDGSYSHVPTVVFEKGGKWYASINSLTNSTYAVIGNPVAVDLVKGHWSEKVINDMASRLILVDHENFVADKAVTRAEFAEYIVRASGLYREGLFIENKFTDIGTSKHLTSILIANDWGIIQGYLDGTFKPEAAITREEAMTMYAKVMDIVRLPEGSNNRILQYKDAKQVATWAYEAVSKTLSAGVFNGRTEDTITPKGTLTHAEALTAIRNLLTESGLINK
- a CDS encoding YARHG domain-containing protein; the protein is MFCKKCGKQLGEDCSFCENCGTQVEKLNTEETVWHQKNHSKKDIKQVLIALSIVGILTLITIMVGNTLERKDKTTNALSHKVDESAMVDTIDDAKNEVEQADAYWMKLVASKDTYDHLYDTYIANDEQAGELRYLLEKLNKTIEARELEVAEETLASLESLKIKMKDESKKQTSILKNKLENMSTPGVYRGELDIIKGYQVAINKLLVEENYVKAMSKLREWDAFLNMIMRGSDYIIKVSQVDVSEYPKIKIYLSLQSQSTNQTLDNLELQYFYLSEKPEGDAGYIKKQINKAVQLNEVEGVNISMVADVSGSMQGEPLFFAKNIIKDFISSIQFNIGDKVSLISFADHVHSDIPFTSDDREVMRAVNSMQIGDRTALYDALYVAINQTAIQSGAKCIIAFTDGQDNASLCTPQIVAELAMRYNIPLFIIGVGAGMDTDNLQYIADHTGGFYRNINSINSMQDIYLAIYRQQKELYLLEYETTTAKDMIVQRNIYINYLNHDIGARSEYAYIPAILMEGIKSSAQLFVNDFIIYDSDKRYLTAADLKLLTEEQLRLARNEIYARRGRMFVDAKLQEYFDRRAWYKPTTQPNDFKESLFNDYERANAYFIRDYENLQGFN
- a CDS encoding NADase-type glycan-binding domain-containing protein, whose translation is MKIRDSRKLIITICLFIALSCLTAIAFTEDHNEKDKTTIKEIVIADTENNTKVSQESSNLMDDVAKGNMAKEEVLKIDNNLSELTFTIEASSIFSEKVNNNTIIYTPLALCDSDFTTVWVEGADGDGVGEWITIDNEQQFDLDTIQLTNGFTKNEDLYYKNNRIARLEIIATNGESKEIYLLDGILGLQEFDVGFKNITGIKIIIKEVFKGTRHNDLCMSEIRFNKYPLSAILSDANQVKIQHMTKVGF